In the Chroococcidiopsis sp. SAG 2025 genome, one interval contains:
- a CDS encoding glycoside hydrolase family 31 protein: protein MPQYFGQLPTTDQPWVTVGAVEAVSQSDRAVQLDCGESSVLISVIDAHLIRVRLAPHGEFFPQRPWAVVGDDDIERSPVPFEVAETPDTVEIKTDRLRVVVQRQPCRLTCFDNCDRPFAKDAEMGMGWRMGATAAWKQIEADEHFYGFGERTGFLDKLSEVKTNWTLDALDYNSLTDEMYQAIPFFMALRPEVGYGIFFNTTFWSQFDIGAAQPGTWSMETRSLAGMQTPPLDYYIIYGPDPATILGSYTQLTGRMPLPPRWALGYHQCRWSYDSETVVRELAQEFRRRRIPCDVIHLDIDYMRGYRVFTWSPQRFPHPEKLLRELAEDGFKTITIIDPGVKYEPEANYHVFDQGIDKDYFVRKADGQLFHGYVWPDKALFPDFLRPEVRQWWGNLHESLTSIGVAGIWNDMNEPAIADRPFGDDGKHIWFPLDAPQGNSELTSPNSPVRAGFERKSLAVSGESLAKPAPTTPNSLMTTHAEVHNLYGLMMARASAEALEKLRPNERSFVLTRSGYAGVQKWSSVWMGDNQSLWEHLEMSLPMLCNMGLSGVAFVGCDIGGFAGNATAELFARWMQVGMLYPLMRAHSAMTTARHEPWVFGDRVEQICREYINLRYQLLPYIYTLFWEAATTGAPILRPLLYHFPQDPATYNLYDQVLLGAGLMAAPIYRPGIEHRAVYIPAGTWYDWWTGEAFAGPTHILAHAPLERMPLYVRSGTVIPMQPVVQFVDETPCDSLVMRVWPGTGEWTMYEDDGCSFDHRQAVWSTTTYRVKTTGEETIVKIGARQGQWTPPAREVVVEVVGVGQQRFSDDGTARCLQFTRNRES from the coding sequence ATGCCGCAATATTTTGGACAACTGCCAACGACTGACCAACCGTGGGTAACTGTAGGCGCAGTGGAGGCAGTATCACAAAGCGATCGCGCTGTCCAGTTGGATTGCGGTGAGTCTTCTGTATTGATTAGCGTTATCGATGCTCATCTCATTCGCGTGCGTTTAGCCCCTCACGGCGAATTCTTTCCCCAGCGCCCTTGGGCAGTCGTAGGAGACGACGATATCGAGCGATCGCCCGTTCCCTTTGAAGTTGCAGAAACACCTGACACGGTAGAAATTAAAACAGATCGGCTGCGAGTTGTTGTCCAACGCCAACCTTGTCGCCTGACATGCTTTGACAATTGCGATCGCCCCTTTGCCAAAGATGCCGAAATGGGTATGGGTTGGCGCATGGGTGCAACCGCCGCCTGGAAACAAATTGAGGCTGACGAGCATTTTTATGGTTTTGGCGAACGCACGGGCTTTTTAGATAAATTAAGCGAAGTTAAAACAAATTGGACGCTAGATGCTTTAGACTACAACTCGCTGACGGATGAGATGTATCAGGCAATTCCATTTTTTATGGCTTTGCGTCCAGAAGTCGGCTATGGCATCTTTTTCAACACGACTTTTTGGAGTCAGTTTGACATTGGCGCAGCTCAACCTGGAACTTGGAGCATGGAAACCCGCAGCTTAGCGGGAATGCAGACACCGCCCCTAGACTACTACATCATTTACGGTCCCGATCCAGCCACAATTTTAGGTAGCTACACGCAGCTAACAGGCAGAATGCCCCTACCACCTCGTTGGGCTTTGGGATACCATCAGTGTCGCTGGAGTTACGATTCAGAAACAGTAGTACGCGAACTTGCCCAAGAATTTCGCCGCCGCCGCATTCCCTGCGACGTGATTCATTTAGATATCGACTACATGCGCGGTTATCGCGTCTTTACTTGGAGTCCCCAACGGTTCCCCCACCCAGAGAAGCTACTGCGGGAACTAGCCGAGGATGGATTTAAGACGATAACAATTATTGACCCTGGGGTAAAGTACGAACCGGAAGCAAATTATCATGTTTTCGACCAAGGGATAGACAAAGATTATTTCGTCCGTAAAGCAGATGGACAGTTATTTCACGGCTACGTCTGGCCTGATAAAGCGTTATTTCCCGATTTCTTACGTCCTGAAGTCCGGCAGTGGTGGGGAAACTTACACGAAAGCCTTACCAGTATTGGTGTAGCCGGAATTTGGAACGACATGAACGAACCCGCGATCGCCGATCGCCCCTTTGGTGACGACGGTAAGCATATCTGGTTTCCGCTAGATGCACCGCAAGGGAATTCGGAATTAACCTCACCCAACTCCCCTGTACGGGCGGGTTTTGAACGAAAATCTCTTGCCGTAAGCGGTGAATCTTTAGCTAAACCCGCCCCGACGACTCCCAACTCCCTAATGACAACTCACGCCGAAGTCCACAATCTTTACGGATTAATGATGGCGCGAGCGAGTGCTGAGGCGCTGGAAAAGTTGCGCCCCAACGAGAGATCGTTCGTCTTGACTCGTTCGGGTTACGCTGGCGTACAAAAGTGGTCGTCAGTATGGATGGGAGATAACCAGTCGTTGTGGGAGCATTTGGAAATGTCCCTGCCAATGCTGTGCAATATGGGGTTGTCGGGTGTAGCCTTTGTCGGTTGCGACATTGGTGGTTTTGCGGGCAATGCTACAGCAGAACTGTTCGCCCGTTGGATGCAAGTCGGAATGCTCTATCCCTTAATGCGCGCTCACTCGGCAATGACAACTGCTCGTCACGAACCTTGGGTTTTTGGCGATCGCGTCGAACAAATTTGCCGCGAGTATATTAACTTGCGCTACCAGCTTTTACCATACATTTACACGCTGTTCTGGGAAGCTGCTACCACCGGAGCGCCGATTCTCCGCCCCCTACTCTACCATTTTCCCCAAGATCCCGCGACTTACAACCTCTACGACCAAGTCTTGCTAGGTGCTGGTCTGATGGCTGCACCAATTTATCGTCCTGGGATAGAACATCGTGCAGTATACATACCTGCCGGGACTTGGTACGACTGGTGGACGGGGGAGGCGTTCGCGGGACCAACTCATATTCTGGCACACGCACCGTTGGAAAGAATGCCTCTCTATGTACGGTCTGGGACAGTTATCCCCATGCAGCCCGTAGTACAGTTTGTTGATGAAACACCGTGCGATTCCCTCGTAATGCGCGTTTGGCCTGGAACTGGAGAATGGACGATGTACGAAGACGACGGGTGTAGTTTCGATCATCGTCAAGCTGTCTGGTCAACCACTACCTATCGTGTCAAGACAACAGGAGAAGAAACAATCGTTAAGATTGGTGCGCGACAGGGACAATGGACACCACCAGCGCGAGAAGTCGTTGTTGAGGTGGTGGGAGTCGGTCAGCAACGTTTTAGCGATGATGGAACGGCTCGCTGTTTGCAGTTTACCAGGAATCGGGAGTCGTAG
- a CDS encoding phosphate ABC transporter permease — MLVPLTRQKFEQLIPRIATGDQYRYVWGKFSDFLRRLLASVVAVVVVLLLRWLLGEGFGGLLLPFGVVGGFYWLWGPVLWASLRNAQYRKYKYSGFFRGRILDVYISEELIGREETVNNKGELVYVDNLERRLNVEVGDETGFSIQVQVPLRRSHKGIARRQVAEMIVLSNRADLSNITKVTDIYIPSRDIWVSDYPFLQRDVFVEVSNRIRRDRLEADEESPRSPRRPPQRKEPPQLPRQDREW, encoded by the coding sequence AACTCATTCCTCGTATTGCTACGGGCGATCAATATCGCTACGTTTGGGGAAAATTTTCTGACTTTTTGCGCCGATTGCTAGCTTCGGTTGTCGCTGTTGTCGTCGTGTTGTTGTTGCGATGGCTGTTGGGTGAGGGATTTGGGGGTTTGCTACTTCCCTTTGGGGTGGTTGGCGGTTTTTATTGGCTGTGGGGTCCCGTACTGTGGGCGAGTTTGCGTAACGCACAGTACCGTAAATACAAATACAGCGGTTTCTTTCGCGGTCGCATCTTAGATGTTTATATTTCAGAAGAGCTAATTGGTAGAGAAGAAACAGTTAACAATAAAGGCGAACTAGTCTATGTAGACAACTTAGAGCGCCGTCTAAATGTCGAAGTTGGAGATGAAACTGGTTTTTCCATCCAGGTACAAGTGCCACTGCGCCGCAGTCACAAAGGAATTGCCCGCCGTCAAGTAGCGGAAATGATTGTACTGTCAAATCGCGCTGATTTGAGCAATATTACCAAAGTTACCGATATCTACATTCCCAGTCGCGATATTTGGGTGAGTGACTATCCATTCTTGCAACGAGATGTCTTTGTGGAAGTCAGCAACCGCATCCGTCGCGATCGCCTAGAAGCCGACGAAGAATCACCTCGTTCTCCTCGCCGTCCTCCTCAAAGAAAAGAACCACCTCAGCTACCGAGACAAGATCGGGAATGGTAG
- a CDS encoding TPM domain-containing protein gives MQRSFWRKIPVLVTTFFLAGLVWMMQPSAALAYDNPELLPDRPTPVIDLAKTFTDIQEEQLVADLDKFTADTGWKLRVLTQYDRTPGRAVINFWGLDDKSILLVADSRGGNILSFSVGDAVYELLPRTFWIELQTRFGNLYYVREHGEDRAILGALESVESCLIKGGCNVVPGLPREQWILTLITSTLGGVICGFAAQPRRPGQALAWQWALIFSPLWGILFIAFGIGPVVTRTTEWLPLIRNISGFLIGALVAYLTPIFGRSSASET, from the coding sequence ATGCAGCGTTCATTTTGGCGAAAAATTCCGGTTTTAGTAACAACATTTTTTCTGGCAGGGTTGGTTTGGATGATGCAACCATCAGCAGCCCTAGCTTATGACAATCCAGAACTGCTACCCGATCGCCCTACCCCCGTCATTGACCTAGCAAAGACTTTTACCGATATTCAGGAAGAACAACTCGTAGCAGATTTAGATAAATTTACCGCTGACACTGGTTGGAAACTGCGAGTTTTAACTCAGTACGATCGCACTCCAGGTAGAGCAGTAATTAACTTTTGGGGTTTAGATGACAAAAGTATTCTTCTAGTTGCCGACTCTCGCGGTGGTAACATTCTCAGTTTTAGCGTTGGCGACGCAGTTTACGAACTTCTCCCCCGCACGTTTTGGATCGAACTACAAACCCGCTTTGGTAATTTGTACTACGTGCGAGAACATGGGGAAGACCGTGCCATTCTGGGAGCTTTAGAATCCGTTGAAAGCTGTTTAATCAAAGGCGGTTGTAACGTTGTTCCAGGTCTACCAAGAGAACAGTGGATTCTCACCCTAATCACATCAACACTGGGAGGCGTAATTTGTGGTTTTGCCGCTCAACCCCGTCGTCCAGGACAGGCTCTAGCTTGGCAGTGGGCTTTGATTTTCTCGCCGTTGTGGGGCATATTATTCATTGCTTTCGGCATTGGACCAGTTGTCACGCGCACTACGGAATGGCTACCTCTAATCCGCAATATCTCTGGTTTTCTGATTGGAGCGCTCGTAGCTTATCTCACACCGATATTTGGTCGTTCTTCTGCTTCTGAGACGTGA
- a CDS encoding precorrin-8X methylmutase, producing the protein MEWQMIDAQNLAIVDREVGDYDFSPAEYEIVRRVIYTTADFEYKNLIHFSETAMQTGAAAIAARCTIVVDVPTIQVGILPQIQNTFANPLYCSLDAIARPQKDKTATAWGIENLAQRYPEAIFAIGQDQSALATLIDLIATDAIKPALVIATPAGFVDVDATKKRLQEFSVPQIWTEGSKGGATVATAILDGLLELAWLAYAPEES; encoded by the coding sequence ATGGAATGGCAGATGATTGATGCCCAAAATCTGGCGATCGTCGATCGCGAGGTTGGCGATTATGACTTTTCTCCCGCAGAATATGAGATCGTCCGTCGTGTTATTTATACAACTGCCGATTTTGAGTATAAGAATTTAATTCATTTCTCAGAAACGGCAATGCAAACAGGAGCAGCGGCGATCGCTGCTCGCTGTACGATTGTGGTGGATGTACCGACAATCCAAGTTGGCATTCTACCCCAGATTCAAAACACCTTTGCCAATCCCCTTTATTGCAGCTTAGACGCGATCGCTCGTCCGCAAAAAGATAAGACCGCTACAGCTTGGGGAATCGAAAATCTCGCTCAGCGCTATCCCGAAGCAATTTTTGCGATCGGTCAAGACCAAAGCGCATTAGCCACTTTAATAGATCTAATTGCTACTGACGCAATCAAACCAGCTTTGGTAATTGCTACGCCTGCGGGATTTGTCGATGTGGATGCGACCAAAAAACGCTTGCAGGAATTTTCCGTACCACAAATTTGGACGGAGGGTTCCAAGGGTGGTGCAACGGTAGCTACAGCAATTTTGGACGGATTGTTAGAACTAGCTTGGCTGGCTTACGCCCCTGAAGAGAGCTGA